From a region of the Calypte anna isolate BGI_N300 chromosome 4, bCalAnn1_v1.p, whole genome shotgun sequence genome:
- the F8 gene encoding coagulation factor VIII isoform X4: protein MMLVGALGGILLLCLVEEGISKVRRYYIGAVETTWDYTHSNLLSVLQAPPGILGHSEPHFPIPGILPQYRKAVFVEYPDASFSQPKPKPAWMGLLGPTIQAEVYDTVVITFKNLASRPYNLHAVGVSYWKASEGAGYEDETSQPEKEDDRVDPGKTHTYIWEIQQNQGPAEGDSACLTHSYFSNTDSVKDINSGLIGALLVCRPGTLASKENQNTQQEFVMLFAVFDEGLTLCLKKQVHWYVIGLGTAPEVHSIFFEGQTFLVRSHRLSSLEVSPVTYLTAQSMPGTAGLFRMFCQILSHQQAGMEAIVKVEECPEERLMKMGTLSDEPEDMDYPEEEEETYNVIQVRSFAKEKPVTWTHYIAAEEMDWDYAPMKPVSLDRNITSLFLESGPQRIGSKYKKVMYVEYQDATFKKRKVSDQMDKGILGPVIKGEVGDQFKIVFRNLASRPYNIYPHGLTSVGPYHTTKTFQDKDVKDIPIPPGQSFTYSWRVTTEDGPAQADPRCLTRFYYSSIDPVRDMASGLIGPLLICFKKSMDQRGNQIMSDKTRLVLFSVFDENRSWYLEENIRRFCTDAAHVDTQDPYFYASNMMHTINGFVFDNLQPKLCLHEVVYWYVLSVGAQTEFLSIFFSGNTFKRNTVFEDVLTLFPFSGETVFMSLEKPGIWMLGCLNPDFRDRGMSAKFTVLQCQHEQYPDGEDYVDFEEEEDTFDFQPRGFSKSKRWHKPGMNEQLSNITFSRNETEKPNLTEPSHGALLSNSRISDPTSSGTSTVLGTIPHPPVFSTSSLVEANYEPVSNESFLEDEEELSKIISQDEGFGTLQPGKHLTSGRVHGTVSSEERQQWLDQNDLEQNLELQDKTSEGAEESLLRGTNKISLNLYESKETINRELSLSADHNSFSTLDRNSASSDEAEDNRSSHEVLHSHTRESNYSSNELHARLEKRPHKVILQGFYKSSEGKNVSLSDLGPSKPVQLLTDESNSLPAKSSTEQVASELAKGINLPESTFASTNDLEPSSHITMEEKDEIILEAVFQDAAATKELPETHRLAFPEFNDFANDTRQFPNAFLNSSELVQRHRAPASSMSGPNWRPQQARPLESRGLMHVLGLPNTSWPGNRDSISEGDRAEHDLASQTLETAVNKKAPRVCGPHSPFCSARFKKRSLISRDTLPEVLVTQQSLEEKSFMSEGKLHQGRDAPRALLGDGAEEMHPEGNPSISERTQHRGSFFPTGGPLGRKAEMAASSSVRQAAAVAADLSSNWDPVTLGAAGATGGLQSPALAGLQPGRGAVWGPSGSKQTQGESQMEEETNSVRQLGQFSLQPQQHKDNVIEGYVPESSSGQSPKQIHMKPASNENYSLSLSSLAHNHSTINKTAKQKGSPEGWHVLGGEDVLRDTGEREDQGLKQPKEREKSKSTSRNHAPEHSERLALNNGTHSIHLRSETGKPDYDEYGDTEQTMKDFDIYEEEEHDPRSFQGEVRQYFIAAVELMWEYGNQRPQHFLKAIRDPRSGRRKPFRQYRKVVFREYVDDSFTQPVQRGELDDHLGILGPYIRAEVEDVIMVIFKNLASRPFSFHSTLQAYEEVLDRQEVKPGELRKYSWKVLPQMAPTTQEFDCKAWAYFSNVDPEKDLHSGLIGPLIICRRGVLSFVFRRQLAVQEFSLLFTIFDETKSWYFMENMERNCRPPCYIQQDNPDFKRNHSFHAINGYVSDTLPGLVMAQQQRVRWHLLNMGSTEDIHSVHFHGQLFSVRTSQEYRMGVYNLYPGVFGTVEMWPSHAGIWRVECKVGEHQQAGMSALFLVYNLSCRSALGLASGYIADSQITASGQYGQWAPYLARLDNTGSINAWSTDRSNAWIQVDLLHPMILHGIKTQGARQKFSSLYISQFVVFYSLDGQRWRKYKGNATSTQMLFFANVDANGVKENHFNPPVIARYLRINPTHYNIRPTLRMELIGCDLNSCSMPLGMENRSIPDQRISASSYSTNIIFSWSPSQARLNLQGRTNAWRPQSDSPSEWLQVDFEVTKKVTAIITQGAKAVFTHMFVKEFAVSSSQNGIHWSPVLQDVKEKIFKANQDPTNTVMNTLEPPLFARYVRIHPRQWHNHIALRMEFLGCNTQQEH, encoded by the exons ATGATGCTGGTGGGAGCACTGGGTGGCATCCTTCTTCTCTGCCTGGTTGAGGAAGGCATCAGCAAAGTCAGAAGATACTACATCGGAGCAGTGGAAACCACCTGGGATTACACACACAGCAATCTGCTCTCCGTGCTGCAAGCGCCTCCAGG CATATTGGGGCACTCAGAACCACACTTCCCCATACCTGGAATCCTTCCCCAGTACAGGAAGGCCGTGTTTGTGGAGTACCCTGATGCCTCGTTCTCACAGCCCAAGCCTAAACCAGCATGGATGG gACTCTTGGGCCCCACCATTCAAGCAGAAGTCTATGACACTGTTGTCATCACATTTAAGAATCTGGCCTCCCGCCCGTACAACCTCCATGCAGTTGGAGTCTCCTACTGGAAGGCATCAGAGG GTGCAGGTTATGAGGATGAGACCAGCCAGCCAGAGAAGGAGGATGACAGGGTGGATCCAGGGAAGACACATACATACATCTGGGAAATCCAGCAAAACCAGGGCCCGGCAGAGGGTGACTCAGCATGCCTGACCCACTCCTACTTCTCCAACACTGACAGTGTGAAGGACATCAACTCTGGTTTGATTGGAGCCCTGCTTGTCTGCCGACCTG GGACCTTGGCAAGCAAGGAGAACCAGAACACACAGCAAGAGTTTGTGATGCTCTTCGCAGTGTTTGATGAAG GTCTCACACTGTGCCTCAAGAAGCAGGTCCATTGGTACGTGATTGGGTTGGGCACAGCACCAGAAGTCCACTCTATCTTCTTTGAAGGCCAGACATTCCTGGTGAGAAGCCACCGTCTCAGCAGCCTGGAAGTCTCCCCTGTCACATATCTCACAGCCCAGAGCATGCCAGGAACAGCTGGCTTGTTTCGGATGTTCTGCCAGATACTGTCCCATCAGCAAG CTGGCATGGAGGCCATTGTGAAGGTGGAAGAGTGTCCGGAGGAGCGCCTGATGAAGATGGGAACGCTGTCAGATGAGCCAGAGGACATGGATTaccctgaagaagaggaggaaactTATAATGTGATTCAAGTGCGCTCTTTTGCCAAAGAGAAGCCTGTGACCTGGACTCACTATATTGCAGCTGAGGAAATGGACTGGGACTATGCTCCCATGAAGCCAGTGTCTCTGGACAG AAACATTACAAGCCTGTTCCTGGAGTCTGGCCCCCAACGGATTGGTTCAAAGTATAAGAAAGTGATGTATGTGGAGTATCAGGATGCAACCTTCAAGAAGCGCAAGGTGTCAGATCAAATGGACAAGGGAATTTTGGGGCCTGTCATTAAGGGCGAAGTTGGAGATCAGTTTAAG ATTGTGTTCAGAAACCTGGCAAGCCGACCATACAACATCTACCCTCATGGCCTCACCAGTGTAGGGCCATACCACACCACGAAGACCTTTCAAG ATAAAGATGTGAAGGACATTCCCATTCCCCCTGGCCAGTCATTCACCTACAGCTGGAGGGTCACCACTGAGGATGGGCCTGCCCAAGCAGATCCTCGCTGCCTCACCCGGTTCTACTACAGCTCCATTGACCCAGTCCGAGATATGGCCTCAGGCCTGATTGGGCCCCTCCTGATCTGCTTTAAGAAGTCCATGGATCAGAGAGGAAATCAG atAATGTCAGACAAAACGAGGTTGgtgctgttttctgtgtttgatGAGAACCGCAGCTGGTACCTGGAAGAGAACATCAGGAGATTCTGCACCGATGCAGCCCATGTGGATACCCAGGATCCCTATTTTTATGCCTCCAACATGATGCACA CTATTAATGGCTTTGTGTTTGACAACCTCCAACCAAAACTCTGCCTGCATGAAGTTGTGTACTGGTATGTTTTAAGTGTTGGGGCCCAAACAGAATTCCTCTCCATCTTCTTCTCCGGAAACACATTCAAGCGCAACACAGTCTTTGAGGATGTGCTTACCCTCTTCCCGTTTTCTGGAGAAACAGTCTTCATGAGTTTGGAAAAGCCAG GCATCTGGATGCTGGGGTGCTTGAATCCTGATTTCAGAGACCGAGGAATGAGTGCCAAGTTCACCGTCTTGCAGTGCCAGCATGAGCAATACCCTGATGGGGAAGATTATGTGGAttttgaggaggaggaagacacCTTTGACTTCCAACCCAGGGGTTTCTCTAAAAGCAAGAGATGGCACAAGCCAGGTATGAATGAGCAACTGAGCAACATCACCTTTTCCAGAAATGAGACAGAGAAGCCAAACTTGACAGAACCCAGCCATGGGGCCCTCCTAAGCAATAGCAGGATTTCTGATCCCACTTCCAGTGGCACATCAACAGTTTTAGGAACAATCCCACATCCACCTGTTTTTTCCACGTCTTCTCTGGTAGAGGCAAACTATGAACCAGTGTCCAATGAATCCTTCctggaagatgaagaagaattGTCAAAAATCATCAGCCAAGATGAAGGCTTTGGAACTCTCCAACCTGGAAAACATTTGACAAGTGGAAGGGTTCATGGTACTGTGAGCTCAGAAGAACGTCAGCAGTGGCTGGACCAGAATGACCTGGAGCAAAATCTGGAACTTCAGGACAAGACTTCAGAGGGTGCTGAGGAGAGTTTGCTAAGAGGGACTAATAAAATATCCTTAAACCTATACGAGTCAAAGGAGACAATCAATAGAGAACTGTCTTTAAGCGCTGATCATAACTCCTTCTCTACACTGGACAGAAATTCTGCATCTTCAGATGAGGCAGAAGACAACAGGTCTTCTCATGAAGTGCTTCACAGTCACACCAGAGAAAGCAATTATTCATCAAATGAGCTCCATGCTAGGCTGGAAAAAAGACCTCACAAAGTGATTTTGCAAGGCTTCTATAAATCATCTGAAGGGAAGAATGTTTCTTTGTCAGACCTGGGACCCAGCAAACCTGTACAACTCCTCACAGATGAGAGTAACTCCTTGCCTGCAAAAAGTAGCACAGAACAAGTAGCCAGTGAACTTGCCAAAGGGATAAACCTTCCAGAAAGCACCTTTGCAAGCACCAATGACCTTGAACCTTCCAGCCACATAACGATGGAAGAGAAGGATGAAATAATCTTGGAGGCAGTGTTTCAGGATGCTGCAGCCACTAAGGAATTGCCAGAGACACACCGTCTTGCCTTTCCTGAATTTAATGACTTTGCTAATGACACAAGGCAGTTCCCAAATGCTTTCTTAAACAGCTCTGAGCTGGTTCAGAGACACAGAGCTCCAGCCTCAAGTATGAGTGGTCCCAACTGGAGGCCTCAGCAAGCCAGGCCACTGGAGAGCAGAGGCTTGATGCATGTTCTGGGCCTTCCTAACACCAGTTGGCCTGGCAACAGGGACTCCATCTCTGAAGGTGACAGAGCAGAGCATGATCTGGCCAGCCAGACCCTTGAGACAGCAGTGAATAAGAAAGCCCCAAGGGTGTGTGGACCTCATTCCCCTTTTTGCAGTGCTCGCTTTAAAAAGAGGTCCCTGATATCCAGGGACACTTTGCCTGAGGTGCTGGTGACTCAGCAAAGCCTGGAAGAAAAATCATTCATGTCTGAGGGGAAACTACAccagggcagggatgctccaCGAGCTTTGCTTGGAGATGGAGCTGAGGAGATGCATCCTGAGGGGAATCCAAGCATCAGTGAGAGGACTCAGCACAGGGGAAGCTTCTTTCCCACAGGAGGACCACTGGGAAGAAAGGCAGAGATGGCAGCAAGCAGCTCAGTAagacaggctgctgctgtggctgcagacCTGTCCTCAAACTGGGACCCAGTCAccctgggggcagcaggagccacTGGAGGCTTGCAGAGCCCAGCTTtggctgggctgcagccaggcagaggtgCTGTCTGGGGGCCTTCTGGGAGCAAGCAAACTCAGGGTGAAAGCCAGATGGAGGAGGAAACAAATTCAGTGAGGCAACTGGGTCAGTTCAGTCTTCAGCCACAGCAGCATAAAGACAATGTCATAGAGGGCTATGTGCCTGAAAGCTCATCTGGGCAAAGCCCAAAACAAATCCATATGAAACCAGCCTCCAATGAGAACTATTCCCTGTCTCTAAGCAGCCTTGCTCACAACCACAGCACTATCAATAAAACAGCCAAACAGAAAGGCAGTCCAGAGGGATGGCATGTTCTCGGTGGGGAAGATGTACTCAGAGACACTGGTGAGAGAGAGGACCAGGGCCTAAAACAGCCCAAGGAGcgtgagaaaagcaaaagcacatcTAGGAACCATGCCCCAGAGCATAGTGAGAGACTGGCTCTGAACAATGGGACCCATTCCATCCACTTGAGATCAGAGACTGGCAAGCCAGACTATGATGAGTATGGTGACACAGAGCAGACCATGAAGGATTTCGACATCtatgaggaagaggagcatgACCCACGCTCCTTCCAGGGGGAGGTACGGCAATACTTCATTGCAGCAGTGGAGTTAATGTGGGAATATGGGAACCAGAGACCTCAGCACTTCCTAAAAGCCAT CAGGGATCCCAGGAGTGGCAGGAGGAAGCCTTTCCGACAGTACCGCAAGGTGGTTTTCCGGGAGTACGTGGATGATTCCTTCACACAGCCAGTACAGCGGGGAGAGCTGGATGACCACTTGGGCATCCTTGGGCCATACATCAGGGCAGAAGTTGAAGATGTCATCATG GTTATTTTCAAGAACTTGGCCTCACGGCCCTTCTCCTTCCACTCCACACTGCAAGCCTATGAAGAGGTGCTGGACAGACAAGAGGTGAAGCCTGGTGAGCTCCGAAAGTACTCCTGGAAAGTTCTGCCCCAGATGGCACCCACAACACAGGAGTTTGACTGCAAGGCCTGGGCTTACTTCTCCAATGTGGACCCG GAGAAAGACCTGCACTCGGGCCTCATTGGGCCGCTAATCATCTGTCGCCGTGGGGTGCTGAGCTTTGTTTTCAGGCGGCAGCTGGCTGTGCAGGAGTTCTCCTTACTCTTCACCATCTTTGATGAAACCAAAAGCTGGTACTTCATGGAGAACATGGAGAGAAACTGCCGCCCACCCTGCTACATCCAGCAGGACAACCCTGACTTTAAAAGAAACCATTCCTTCCATG ccaTTAATGGCTACGTGAGTGACACACTGCCTGGACTGGTGATGGCTCAGCAGCAACGGGTCCGATGGCATCTTCTGAACATGGGCAGCACTGAGGATATCCACTCTGTCCACTTCCATGGGCAGCTGTTCAGCGTCAGAACTAGCCAGGAGTATCGCATGGGAGTCTACAACCTCTATCCTG GTGTCTTTGGAACAGTGGAGATGTGGCCCTCACATGCTGGAATTTGGAGGGTAGAGTGCAAAGTGGGAGAGCACCAGCAAGCCGGGATGAGCGCTCTGTTCCTTGTGTACAACCTGA GCTGCCGAAGTGCCCTCGGCCTGGCCTCGGGATACATTGCAGACTCTCAGATCACAGCATCAGGGCAGTATG GGCAGTGGGCTCCTTACCTGGCCAGGCTGGATAACACCGGCTCCATCAATGCTTGGAGCACTGACCGCAGCAATGCCTGGATCCAG GTCGATCTTTTGCATCCCATGATTCTTCATGGCATAAAAACCCAAGGGGCCCGACAAAAATTCTCCAGCCTCTACATCTCCCAGTTTGTTGTCTTCTACAGCCTCGATGGGCAAAGATGGAGGAAATACAAGGGGAATGCCACCAGCACACAAATG CTGTTCTTTGCAAATGTGGATGCAAATGGAGTTAAAGAAAACCACTTCAACCCTCCAGTCATAGCCCGGTACCTCCGCATCAACCCCACTCACTACAACATCCGGCCCACGCTGCGCATGGAGCTCATCGGCTGCGATCTGAACA GCTGCTCCATGCCCCTAGGAATGGAGAACAGAAGCATCCCTGACCAGCGCATCTCTGCATCCTCCTACAGCACCAACATCATCTTCAGCTGGTCGCCCTCCCAGGCCCGCCTGAACCTGCAGGGGAGGACCAATGCATGGAGGCCACAG AGTGACAGCCCCAGCGAGTGGTTGCAGGTGGACTTTGAAGTAACCAAGAAGGTGACTGCAATTATAACCCAGGGTGCCAAAGCTGTCTTCACCCACATGTTTGTGAAAGAGTTTGCTGTCTCCAGCAGCCAGAATGGCATACACTGGAGCCCAGTCCTGCAGGATGTCAAGGAGAAG ATTTTCAAGGCAAACCAAGACCCCACTAACACAGTGATGAATACTCTGGAGCCTCCCCTCTTTGCCCGCTATGTGAGGATTCACCCCCGCCAGTGGCACAACCACATTGCCCTGCGGATGGAATTCCTTGGCTGCAACACTCAGCAGGAGCACTGA